In one window of Burkholderiales bacterium DNA:
- a CDS encoding FAD-dependent oxidoreductase — translation MKPTDIAQPDYFHKVVDCQWACPAHTPVPEYIRLIAQGRYDDAYLVNWKSNVFPGILGRTCDRPCEPACRRVRVEEGSPEHRKAHAKPEPVAICRLKRTAADYKSDIRARLPKPAERKNGKRVALVGAGPASLTVARDLAPHGYHCVVFDADPKSGGMMRTQIPKFRLPDRVIDEECGYILDLGVEFRGGTRVDSMARLLDEGYDAIFVGSGAPRGRDLDLPGRQEAAAHIHVGIDWLASVSFGHTTSIGKRVVVLGGGNTAMDCCRSARRLGGEKVDVVVRSGFDEMKASPWEKEDAQHEGIPIHNFLVPKAFLHERGKLVGIAFDRVKAVRDANGRRELVPTGEPEVRFDCDDVLVAVGQENAFPWIERGLGIEFDRWGMPVVDKTTFASTRPGVFFGGDAAFGPKNIIWAVAHGHDAAISIDRHCRGEDITKRPPPTFLLVSQKMGIHEWSYDNAITSDKRHRVPLKDTVIALKDIRQEVELGFDPKLAFAEAQRCLNCDVQTVFTEKLCIECDACVDICPMDCITFTWNGDEADLRTRLRAPAVNLAQDLLVSDTLASRRVMVKDEDLCLHCSLCAERCPTGAWDMKKSFIEMTHCGDTPRIRLPKRARADVAAEAAE, via the coding sequence TTGAAACCGACGGATATCGCGCAACCGGACTACTTCCACAAGGTCGTCGACTGCCAATGGGCGTGCCCCGCGCACACGCCCGTCCCCGAGTACATCAGGCTGATCGCGCAGGGACGCTACGACGACGCCTATCTGGTCAACTGGAAGTCGAACGTCTTCCCGGGCATCCTCGGGCGCACCTGCGACCGGCCCTGCGAGCCCGCGTGCCGGCGCGTGCGCGTCGAGGAGGGCTCGCCCGAGCATCGCAAGGCGCACGCGAAGCCCGAGCCGGTGGCGATCTGCCGGTTGAAACGCACGGCCGCCGACTACAAGAGCGACATCCGGGCGCGGCTGCCGAAGCCCGCCGAGCGGAAGAACGGCAAGCGCGTCGCCCTGGTCGGCGCCGGTCCCGCGTCGCTCACCGTCGCGCGCGACCTCGCGCCGCACGGCTACCACTGCGTCGTGTTCGACGCCGACCCGAAGTCCGGCGGCATGATGCGCACGCAGATCCCGAAGTTCCGCCTGCCCGACCGCGTGATCGACGAGGAGTGCGGCTACATCCTCGACCTGGGCGTCGAGTTCCGCGGCGGCACGCGGGTCGATTCGATGGCGCGCCTCCTCGACGAGGGCTACGACGCGATCTTCGTCGGCAGCGGCGCGCCGCGCGGTCGCGACCTCGACCTCCCCGGACGCCAGGAGGCGGCGGCCCACATCCACGTGGGCATCGACTGGCTCGCGTCGGTGTCGTTCGGCCACACGACGTCGATCGGCAAGCGCGTCGTGGTGCTGGGCGGCGGCAACACCGCGATGGACTGCTGCCGCAGCGCGCGGCGGCTCGGCGGCGAGAAGGTCGACGTGGTCGTGCGGTCCGGCTTCGACGAGATGAAGGCATCGCCGTGGGAGAAGGAGGACGCGCAGCACGAGGGCATCCCGATCCACAACTTCCTGGTGCCGAAGGCGTTCCTGCACGAACGGGGCAAGCTCGTCGGCATCGCGTTCGACCGGGTCAAGGCGGTCCGCGACGCGAACGGCCGGCGCGAACTCGTGCCGACCGGCGAGCCCGAGGTGCGCTTCGACTGCGACGACGTGCTGGTGGCGGTCGGCCAGGAGAACGCGTTCCCGTGGATCGAGCGCGGGCTCGGGATCGAGTTCGACCGCTGGGGCATGCCGGTGGTCGACAAGACCACGTTCGCGTCGACGCGCCCGGGCGTGTTCTTCGGCGGCGACGCGGCGTTCGGCCCGAAGAACATCATCTGGGCGGTCGCGCACGGGCACGACGCGGCGATCTCGATCGACCGCCACTGCCGCGGCGAGGACATCACGAAGCGCCCGCCGCCCACCTTCCTGCTCGTCTCGCAGAAGATGGGCATCCACGAGTGGAGCTACGACAACGCGATCACCAGCGACAAGCGCCACCGGGTGCCGCTCAAGGACACGGTGATCGCGCTGAAGGACATCCGGCAGGAGGTCGAACTCGGCTTCGACCCGAAGCTCGCGTTCGCCGAGGCGCAGCGCTGCCTCAACTGCGACGTGCAGACGGTGTTCACCGAGAAGCTGTGCATCGAGTGCGACGCCTGCGTCGACATCTGCCCGATGGACTGCATCACGTTCACGTGGAACGGCGACGAAGCCGACCTGAGGACGCGGCTGCGCGCGCCGGCGGTGAACCTCGCCCAGGACCTGCTCGTGTCCGACACGCTCGCGAGCCGGCGCGTGATGGTGAAGGACGAGGACCTGTGCCTGCACTGCAGCCTGTGCGCCGAGCGCTGCCCGACCGGCGCCTGGGACATGAAGAAATCGTTCATCGAGATGACCCACTGCGGCGACACGCCGCGTATCCGGCTGCCGAAGCGCGCGCGCGCGGACGTCGCGGCCGAGGCGGCGGAGTGA
- the egtB gene encoding ergothioneine biosynthesis protein EgtB: protein MRNALVDARQYTRHCYAHLHDDDPVFPCVPTVNPARWELGHIAWFQEYWCLRHGTSMRPGDPAGAARASCLPGADAFYDSSKVPHDARWSLDLPDWRGTLRYLDETLGSVLGELGRAAASARYFFELALLHEDMHGEALAMTLQSLALPPPAEWTLPEPARGAGTGGDLEVAGGVHAIGSGADEKRARFVFDNEREVHEVTLEPFAIARACVTEGEFAAFVDDGGYERESLWSDDGRRWLAAARRSLPAYWRRANGFEVRWFDRWRPLAVARAMQHVNAWEAEAYAAWARRRLPTEAEWEVAAVTAPGAALDRNLDARHSGPVASDAGATGASHLLGNVWEWTSSPFQPYPGFVPGPYADYSQPWFGDHRVIRGGSWATRSRLVHARMRNFYLPGRHDMFVGFRTCV, encoded by the coding sequence ATGCGGAATGCGCTCGTCGATGCGCGGCAGTATACGCGGCACTGCTACGCGCACCTGCACGACGACGACCCGGTGTTTCCCTGCGTGCCGACGGTCAATCCGGCGCGCTGGGAACTCGGCCACATCGCCTGGTTCCAGGAGTACTGGTGCCTGCGCCACGGCACCTCGATGCGTCCGGGCGACCCCGCGGGCGCGGCGCGCGCGTCGTGCCTCCCCGGCGCCGATGCGTTCTACGACAGCTCGAAGGTGCCGCACGACGCGCGCTGGTCGCTCGACCTGCCGGACTGGCGCGGCACGCTGCGGTACCTGGACGAGACGCTCGGCTCGGTGCTCGGGGAACTCGGCCGCGCCGCCGCGTCGGCGCGCTACTTCTTCGAACTGGCGCTCCTGCACGAGGACATGCACGGCGAGGCGCTCGCGATGACGCTTCAATCGCTTGCGCTGCCGCCGCCCGCGGAATGGACGCTGCCCGAGCCGGCCCGGGGCGCGGGTACCGGCGGTGACCTCGAGGTGGCTGGAGGCGTCCATGCGATCGGCAGCGGCGCGGACGAGAAACGCGCGCGTTTCGTGTTCGACAACGAGCGTGAGGTGCACGAGGTGACGCTCGAACCGTTCGCGATCGCCCGCGCGTGCGTGACCGAGGGCGAGTTCGCCGCGTTCGTCGACGACGGCGGCTACGAACGCGAGTCTCTGTGGTCCGACGACGGGCGCCGCTGGCTCGCCGCCGCGAGGCGCAGCTTGCCGGCGTACTGGCGCAGGGCGAACGGATTCGAGGTCCGCTGGTTCGACCGCTGGCGCCCGCTCGCGGTCGCGCGGGCGATGCAGCACGTGAACGCGTGGGAGGCCGAAGCGTACGCGGCATGGGCGCGGCGGCGGCTGCCCACCGAGGCGGAATGGGAGGTCGCCGCAGTGACGGCGCCCGGTGCGGCGCTGGATCGAAACCTCGATGCCCGGCACTCCGGACCGGTCGCCTCCGATGCCGGCGCGACGGGGGCGTCGCACCTCCTCGGCAACGTATGGGAGTGGACGTCGTCGCCGTTCCAGCCGTACCCCGGCTTCGTGCCCGGCCCTTACGCCGACTACTCGCAGCCGTGGTTCGGCGACCACCGGGTCATCCGCGGCGGATCGTGGGCGACGCGCTCGCGGCTGGTTCACGCGCGGATGCGCAATTTCTACCTGCCCGGCCGGCACGACATGTTCGTCGGTTTCCGGACCTGCGTCTGA
- a CDS encoding TIGR04348 family glycosyltransferase: protein MRARQSDSLILVTPYLASANNGNWRTAARWARMLAPRHRVIVRPPDAPLPDDAVALVALHARRSRDAVARWKAAHPDRALVVALTGTDLYRDLPAGDRDAAASVADADRLIVLQGEALASLGPGERARASVVVQSARALVPYARKAASRFHAVLVAHLRSEKDPVTALEAWRSLPRDLAATLTIVGAALEAPLAVAVRRATAADRRVRWLGARPHGWTRQAIRRAHALVVTSRMEGGANVVVEALTSGTPVIGTRIPGNVGLLGARYDALFPPGDAAALADMVVRAARDRRWLTARARECARRGRRLTPEAEARSLVAAIDAAIASKRGG from the coding sequence ATGCGTGCGCGCCAATCCGATTCGCTGATCCTCGTCACGCCGTACCTCGCGAGCGCCAACAACGGGAACTGGCGCACCGCCGCCCGCTGGGCGCGAATGCTCGCGCCGCGCCATCGGGTCATTGTACGGCCGCCCGACGCGCCGCTTCCCGACGATGCGGTGGCGCTCGTCGCGCTCCATGCCAGGCGCAGCCGCGACGCCGTCGCGCGCTGGAAAGCGGCGCACCCCGACCGCGCACTCGTCGTCGCGTTGACCGGGACCGACCTGTACCGCGACCTGCCCGCCGGCGACCGCGACGCCGCCGCGTCGGTCGCCGACGCCGATCGACTGATCGTGCTGCAAGGCGAAGCGCTCGCCTCGCTCGGCCCGGGCGAGCGCGCGCGGGCTTCGGTCGTCGTGCAGTCCGCGCGCGCGCTCGTGCCGTACGCCCGCAAGGCGGCCTCGCGCTTCCACGCGGTGCTCGTCGCGCACCTGCGCAGCGAAAAGGATCCGGTCACCGCGCTCGAGGCCTGGCGGAGCCTGCCTCGCGACCTCGCGGCGACGCTCACCATCGTCGGTGCCGCGCTCGAAGCGCCGCTCGCGGTTGCGGTGCGTCGCGCGACGGCGGCCGACCGCCGCGTGCGCTGGCTCGGCGCGCGGCCGCACGGCTGGACGCGCCAGGCGATCCGGCGCGCGCACGCGCTCGTCGTGACCTCGCGGATGGAAGGCGGCGCGAACGTCGTCGTCGAGGCGCTGACCTCGGGCACGCCGGTGATCGGCACGCGCATCCCGGGGAACGTGGGGCTGCTCGGAGCACGGTACGACGCGCTGTTCCCGCCGGGCGACGCCGCGGCGCTCGCCGACATGGTGGTGCGCGCCGCGCGCGACCGGCGCTGGCTCACCGCGCGCGCACGGGAGTGCGCGCGTCGGGGCCGGCGCTTGACGCCGGAGGCGGAAGCACGCTCGCTGGTCGCGGCGATCGACGCCGCGATCGCGTCGAAGCGAGGCGGCTAG